The genome window AATCGAAACGGCGGGCGCGAATTTATATTCGGTCGAGCCGTCTTGCTCAAACTCGTCCGCAAAACAAATCCGCCAAATTCTAGTGCTATTGATCCGCGTTTTCGTGCCCTCAAGCGCTAAAATTTGCTCAAATTTATACCTCGCCGCAAGCTCCTGTCCTCTAAAAACGTAGACGTAGTTTTGATCAAACCAAAGGCTCTCGTATGAGATGAAAAACCTCTCCAACCAAAGCAAAAACGGCCGCACGGAAAGCCTTTTTATCGCACCCCCTTCGCCGATTTCGTTTACGGCGGCGAGTTGGCGTCGGCTAAGTTTGCTAGGATTGCGCCAAAATATCGTCCAAGCAATCCCGCCAAAAAGCAAAACGTTAAAAGTTATGATTAAAATTTCAGTTATTTTTAAAATTTGAGCCCTTTCAAAAATGCAAATTTAGTCCCCCGTCGCTTGCGGCCGAGCTTAAGCCGCATTTTTGACACCGTTAAATTTAGCGCCTTTAAATTTGAGTTCGCCGCAAAATCTCTTGCCGAATTTCGTCTCAACTATGAGAACAAGGACAAAAAATATCTTTTCGTCGTTTAAAAAAGCGATTTGGCGCAAAGTTTGATCGGCACCGTTAAATTTGACGCCGTTTTCGCGCAAGGTGCGGCAAAACTCGGTCTCGTCAAAGCCTAGTTTTTGCGAGATCTCAGCGATCGTATAGGGCTCTAGCGAGGCGATGATGCGGTCCATGTTGCACATGCTCGGGTTTTTGCGGCGAGTGACGACGTCTATAAATTCGTTTGCGAGCTTGATGAGCTTTTTCTTGCGATTTATCACGTGCAAAACGGCTGCAAGCGCAACCAAAAAGCCCGCAAATTTATGCGCGCTCATCCAAAATTCGCCGTACTCTCCGAGCGCGAAATTTGCCCCCGAAAACGCGAGCAAACAAAGTCCTAAAATCAGCATGCAAACCAGGCAAAATTTATAAACGATCTCAAATTTGAGCATAAAATCTCCTAAAATATATTTTTGAAATTATACATTTTTTAATATAAGGCATATTTTAAGGACAAATTTAGTCCTTTTATTGATATACATCATTTTTGCGCAAATTTATTTTGGATAAACTTTGTCCGAATTTTTCAAAAGGAGACAAAGTATGCGTGAATACAAGAAGTATTGGTGGGCGCTGGTGGCTGTCGTTACCATCGCTTTCGGGATACTGGGCTATTACGGCGTAGAGGTTTACCGCGAAGCGCCGCCCGTGGTGAGTTTTGCCGATAAAAACGGCAAAATCATAATCGAGCAAGAGCAAATTTACAAAGGCCAGGAAGCCTGGCAAAGCATCGGCGGTATGCAGGTGGGCTCGGTGTGGGGACACGGAGCGTATCAGGCGCCCGACTGGACGGCTGATTGGCTACATAAAGAGCTGGTCGCGTTTATGGATATCAAGGCCGCTCAGCTTTACGGAGCTAAATTTGACGCTCTAAGCGCCGAACAGCAAGCCAACATCAAGGCCCTAACAAAGAGCGAATACCGCACGAATACGCTAAAAAATGGCGTTATAACGATCAGCGACGAGAGGATCGCCGCGGCAAAGGTAGTGCGTGACGAGTATAGCGGGCTTTTCGGTAACGATCCGAAATACCAAAAGCTACGCGAAAACTACGCGATGAAAAACAACACGTTAGCCAAAGAGGAAAACCGCGAGCAGCTAAATGATTTCTTCTTCTGGGCGACCTGGGCTACGGCGACAAATCGCCCAAATAGCGAGGCTACATACACAAACAACTGGCCGCACGAGCCGCTAATCGACAACGTGCCGACGCAAGAAAACGTATTTTGGACGATTATTAGCGTTACGATTTTGGTTGCGGGCGTTGGTCTTTTAGTTTGGTTTTCAAATTTCTACGGAGAAAAAGATCACGAAAGGCTCGCTCCTATCGACGCCGATCCGCTCTCAAGGCTAAATTTGACTCCGTCTCAAAAGGCGCTTGGCAAATACCTTTTCGTAGCGCTCGCGCTTTTTGTTTTCCAGATCATGATAGGCGGCTTTGTGGCGCACTACACGGTCGAGGGGCAGGAGTTTTACGGTATAAATTTATCCGAGCACATCCCTTACTCTTTGGCGCGCACATGGCACATACAGGCGAGCATTTTTTGGATCGCGACGGGCTTTTTGGCGGCGGGGCTTTTCCTAGCGCCTATCATCAACGGCGGCAAGGATCCTAAATTTCAAAAACTAGGCGTGGATCTGCTATTTTACGCGCTACTTTTCCTAGTCGTGGGTAGCTTTGTGGGCGAATACATGGCGATAGCGGGCAAGATGGATACTAGCCTAAGCTTTTGGCTGGGACACCAAGGATACGAGTATATCGAGCTTGGCAGGGTTTGGCAGCTTATTTTGTTTGTCGGTCTTGTTATCTGGATGGCGCTCGTGCTTCGCGGATTTGTCGGCGGATTTAAGGCTGACGGCGATAAAAACCTGCTAGCTATATTTACGGCTTCTGCTATCGCGGTGGGACTTTTCTACGGCGCTGGGCTATTTTACGGACAAAGAAGCCCGCTACCGGTGATGGAATACTGGCGCTGGTGGGTCGTTCACCTTTGGGTCGAGGGCTTTTTCGAGGTATTTGCGACCGCTTCGCTTGCGTTCGTGTTTGCATCTTTGGGTCTAGTGGGTAAAAAATTTGCGACCTATTCGACTCTAGCGAGCGCTAGCTTGTTTTTGATCGGCGGCATCCCTGGCACCTTCCACCACCTTTATTTTGCGGGAACGACCACTCCGATCATGGCGGTGGGTGCTAGCTTTTCCGCGCTTGAGGTCGTGCCTTTGGTGCTTCTTGGAGCGGAGGCCTTTCATCAGTATTCGCTTCAGTTCGCGCAAAGCTGGGCGAAAAATCTCAAATGGCCGCTTTACTGCTTTATCGCGGTGGCGTTTTGGAATATGCTAGGAGCCGGCGTGTTTGGCTTCCTTATCAACCCGCCGCTATTTTTGTTCTACATCCAGGGTCTAAATACTACTTCGGTGCACGGACACGCGGCGCTTTTCGGCGTTTACGGATTTTTAGCGCTAGGTTTTGTTTGGCTCGTGGCGCTTTACCTTTTCAAAGGGCAAGAATTTAACGACAAGCTGATGAAAGTAGGCTTTTGGTCGCTAAATGCGGGTCTAATGCTGATGATTTTAGCGTCGTTGCTTCCGATCGGTCTTTATCAGGCCGTCGCCGCGATAGACGTAGGCATGTGGTACGCTAGAAGCGCGGAGTTTTTACAGATGGATCACTTGCAAAATTTACGCTGGCTAAGGATGATCGGCGATACGATCTTCATCATCGGCGGCGTTTGCTTCTTTATCCAGATTCTTAAATTTATCGCGGGAAGCTGCGGCTGCAAGGCTAAAGCCTAACCCATCTAAGCCCCTGCTTTAGGGGCTTAGCTTCTTCTAAACTTCTATCTTGTACAATTCGCCCCAAAAGGACGAAAATGCAAAAATTCAAAAAATACTTTCAAATTTCCATCATTACCTTTCTGTTTGCCCTGCACGCCTTAGCGTTTGCGGCGATAAACTACGCTTTTCCGCACTACGACGAGGTGATCATCACGGGCGGCGAGGTCAAGCGCATGGACAAAGACGGCTTTATCGACGCGCAAAATCCCGCCGACGGCCCGACGCGCGACGTGTATTTTATCTACACGCGGGAGTTAAACGGCACGAAGGTGATGCCGTATCGCAACGAGGATACGGGCTGGGGCTTGCCGCTTTATTTTAAATTTAACTCCGCCGACGTCCAAGCTGCCGCACAGAGTCTAGTGGGCGAAGGCAGGGCGCAGATCAAATACTACGGCTGGCGCATCGCGATGTTTGATATGTTTAGAAACGCTGTTTCGGTAAAAAAGCTAAAAGATGGCGAAACGCGCGCAAATCCTATTTTTAGCTATATATTTTACGCTTTGACGGCGATTTCGTTTGCGGTTTGCGCCGTTTTTGTTAGAAGGAAATTTAAAGGCGAGCCAAGCTCAAATTTATAATCCAAGCTAAATTTGAGCGGCTTTTCGTCGCCTCGCTCAAATTTGACTCGGCGAGGGCGGCAAATTTGACGTAAAATTTGAAGCCAAAGGATATGCGTGAGCGAGCTATACATCTTTATCTCCGAGCTTTGTGCTTTGATAAACGAAAATTTGAAAAAGAATTTTTATTTTCAAGCGGGATTGTTTTTGGCTATAGTTTTGCTCGGATTTTTGGCGGTCTGGATGCAGGATTAGTCAAATTTGAACGGACAAATTTGACTAGGACGAGCTAAATTTAACGGCGCAAAGCCCGTGCGTTTTTACTCCTCAATATTGCTCGGCGAAGTCGGCTTGCCTAGCAAAAATCCCTGTGCGTATTTTATGCCGAATTTTTTTATTTCTGCGAGAATTTCTTCTGAGCTCACAAACTCCGCCACGACGTTGTAGCCCTGTCTTCCGGCAAAGTCGATGATGGTTTGCAGTAGATACCTAGCGTTTTTGTCGTACGGGAGCTTTTTGATGATCGAGCCGTCGATCTTGATCGTGTCGATATCAAGCTCCAAGATACGGTAATAGTTCGAATAGCCGCTACCGAAATCATCGATCGAAATTTTGCAGTCGTAGGCGCGGATCCTGTTGATAAAATCATTTACGATCTTATAATCATCAACGCCTTCGCTCTCTAGTATCTCAAAATACATGTGCTCGGGCTTTGAGCAGACGCGTAGCTTTTTCTCGATGAGCTCTCTTATGCTCTCGTTTGCGATGTCGCTACTGGAAAGATTCATCGAAAAGCTCGTGTTCGTAAATTTCTCTACGAGCCTAAATACGTGCTCGACGACTTTTTTAGTTATCTCGTTGTAAAGCGAAATTTTCTTTGCTATATCCAAAAACTCGCCCGGATATAGGATTTTGCCGCTTTCATCGATGATACGCACGAGGACTTCGTAGTATTTGACCCCGGCCTCTTCGCCCGATACGTCGTAAATAGGCTGGCACTCGACGATCACGGTATCGTTATATATGGCGTTTTCGATGGTGCGCGACATGATTTGGTTGTGATAGTACTGCTGCTCTATGTGGCTATTTTCGGTGTAAAACTGTACTATTTCGCCTTTTTGCTTAGCTTCGTGGTGAGCTAGCATGGCTTGGGTTAAACGGTTTGTTTGCGGAGTGTCTTGAGGCAAGCTAACGCCGATGGTTATTTTGATATTCGGGATAAATTCTCTAGCGCCCTCGACCGTGATATAGAGGCTATTTGCCTTAAAATAATCCATAAATTTACGCACGGCCCACTCTGTATCGTCGCCGCCGTACCATATGCAAAACTCGTCAAACTGCACTCTGTAAATGTCCGCGTCCATCTTATAGGTATCGATACAAAGCTGAAGCGTCTCGGCAAATGATGCGATGATGGCATCCACGGTCTTGGTCTTGTAAAAAAACCGAAAATCCATGAAGTTGTTGATGTTTATATAGATTAACATACCGCCGGCGCCCAGCTCCGTTCTTTGCGTTAGAGCGAAATAACTACCCATCCCCGTTAGCTTGTCTTTTAACGCCTCGTTTTGCAGCTCTTTGTTTTTATTTTCGAGCTCTTTGGTCATCGCGAGCTCTTTGGTTTTGTCGTATTTGATCGACATATAGCCGTCTTTGTCGCCGCTTTCGTTAAAAAGCGGAGAGAAAATAACCTGCTCATGGATGAGCGCGCCGCTTTTTGTTTTGCTCACTAGCTCATCGGCTCGCCAAATTTGATTGGATTCTATAGTTTTTAGCATATCTTGATAGAATTCATGCGGATGATAGTGGGATTTGATGATATTTATATTTTTGCCTTTGAGCTCTTCAAATTTGTATCCGAAATTTCGCTCAAAAATCTTATTTACGTATTTTACTTTTCTGTCCAGGTCGGTAAAGGTTATTGCGTTAAAGCTATTATCGACGGCTTGCTCGAAGCGAGTTAGAAGCCTGATGTGCTTCTTTGCCCTAACGTAAGAGATATAGACGAACAGCGACGCAAGCGCAAATAGTATGAACACCAGCACCATCGTACCGCGCAAATTTGACGTGACTTTTTGTATATAGCGCTCGTTGCTTTCTTTTAGACCAGATAGTTTTTTGTAAATTCCGAGCGACATTATCTCGTGATAAAGCTCCTGCGCCTGCTCGTAGTA of Campylobacter showae contains these proteins:
- a CDS encoding chemotaxis protein; this translates as MLKFEIVYKFCLVCMLILGLCLLAFSGANFALGEYGEFWMSAHKFAGFLVALAAVLHVINRKKKLIKLANEFIDVVTRRKNPSMCNMDRIIASLEPYTIAEISQKLGFDETEFCRTLRENGVKFNGADQTLRQIAFLNDEKIFFVLVLIVETKFGKRFCGELKFKGAKFNGVKNAA
- a CDS encoding nitric-oxide reductase large subunit gives rise to the protein MREYKKYWWALVAVVTIAFGILGYYGVEVYREAPPVVSFADKNGKIIIEQEQIYKGQEAWQSIGGMQVGSVWGHGAYQAPDWTADWLHKELVAFMDIKAAQLYGAKFDALSAEQQANIKALTKSEYRTNTLKNGVITISDERIAAAKVVRDEYSGLFGNDPKYQKLRENYAMKNNTLAKEENREQLNDFFFWATWATATNRPNSEATYTNNWPHEPLIDNVPTQENVFWTIISVTILVAGVGLLVWFSNFYGEKDHERLAPIDADPLSRLNLTPSQKALGKYLFVALALFVFQIMIGGFVAHYTVEGQEFYGINLSEHIPYSLARTWHIQASIFWIATGFLAAGLFLAPIINGGKDPKFQKLGVDLLFYALLFLVVGSFVGEYMAIAGKMDTSLSFWLGHQGYEYIELGRVWQLILFVGLVIWMALVLRGFVGGFKADGDKNLLAIFTASAIAVGLFYGAGLFYGQRSPLPVMEYWRWWVVHLWVEGFFEVFATASLAFVFASLGLVGKKFATYSTLASASLFLIGGIPGTFHHLYFAGTTTPIMAVGASFSALEVVPLVLLGAEAFHQYSLQFAQSWAKNLKWPLYCFIAVAFWNMLGAGVFGFLINPPLFLFYIQGLNTTSVHGHAALFGVYGFLALGFVWLVALYLFKGQEFNDKLMKVGFWSLNAGLMLMILASLLPIGLYQAVAAIDVGMWYARSAEFLQMDHLQNLRWLRMIGDTIFIIGGVCFFIQILKFIAGSCGCKAKA
- a CDS encoding DUF1523 family protein — translated: MQKFKKYFQISIITFLFALHALAFAAINYAFPHYDEVIITGGEVKRMDKDGFIDAQNPADGPTRDVYFIYTRELNGTKVMPYRNEDTGWGLPLYFKFNSADVQAAAQSLVGEGRAQIKYYGWRIAMFDMFRNAVSVKKLKDGETRANPIFSYIFYALTAISFAVCAVFVRRKFKGEPSSNL
- a CDS encoding EAL domain-containing protein gives rise to the protein MRHKIIFHKILFFTIVCIVFFGTVMTYKATKDLVTAYEWKGTIESVMDANDEANFLLEKSFLEADYDAIMRYTAEFKKGLKKLDSSNLISFEKLALNKKIFTELEEAVEKRVELTDKFNSVTAMAKLVYSEMILKFEALDGFYFKELMPQILIFRYDLDADLKAPRKLLNEYLKDSKLTKNDAGFLAGTQRLLGYYEQAQELYHEIMSLGIYKKLSGLKESNERYIQKVTSNLRGTMVLVFILFALASLFVYISYVRAKKHIRLLTRFEQAVDNSFNAITFTDLDRKVKYVNKIFERNFGYKFEELKGKNINIIKSHYHPHEFYQDMLKTIESNQIWRADELVSKTKSGALIHEQVIFSPLFNESGDKDGYMSIKYDKTKELAMTKELENKNKELQNEALKDKLTGMGSYFALTQRTELGAGGMLIYININNFMDFRFFYKTKTVDAIIASFAETLQLCIDTYKMDADIYRVQFDEFCIWYGGDDTEWAVRKFMDYFKANSLYITVEGAREFIPNIKITIGVSLPQDTPQTNRLTQAMLAHHEAKQKGEIVQFYTENSHIEQQYYHNQIMSRTIENAIYNDTVIVECQPIYDVSGEEAGVKYYEVLVRIIDESGKILYPGEFLDIAKKISLYNEITKKVVEHVFRLVEKFTNTSFSMNLSSSDIANESIRELIEKKLRVCSKPEHMYFEILESEGVDDYKIVNDFINRIRAYDCKISIDDFGSGYSNYYRILELDIDTIKIDGSIIKKLPYDKNARYLLQTIIDFAGRQGYNVVAEFVSSEEILAEIKKFGIKYAQGFLLGKPTSPSNIEE